From the genome of Acipenser ruthenus chromosome 14, fAciRut3.2 maternal haplotype, whole genome shotgun sequence, one region includes:
- the LOC117420029 gene encoding MANSC domain-containing protein 4-like isoform X2 → MVATRGVLIILGLLCSTESKCPPTTFYKNCWIRRFPGMCIDIAESQWRGAQLLKFYREDTAQKCSRTCCLARNVSCNLAVFHYETTQNSVNCLHLHCPTLESCVLSRRRNTILYNITKGIDPDLLVFGKYPTSSLRLWTNLSSSRFNSSDSFSSDKRQFHRLPSSSNPAQTSPTSTHESLLPSTSWKPSSSSSTASTPAPTITTRASSSTTVL, encoded by the exons ATGGTTGCCACACGGGGAGTACTGATCATCCTGGGTTTATTATGCAGCACAGAATCAAAGTGTCCACCGACTACTTTTTATAAGAACTGCTGGATTCGTCGTTTCCCTGGGATGTGTATTGATATAGCTGAGTCTCAGTGGAGAGGCGCTCAACTCCTGAAGTTTTACCGCGAAGATACTGCTCAGAAGTGCAGTAGGACATGTTGCCTTGCTAGAAATG TGTCCTGTAACCTGGCAGTCTTTCATTATGAGACCACTCAGAACAGTGTTAACTGCTTGCACTTACACTGCCCAACCCTGGAGAGCTGTGTACTCAGCCGGAGACGCAATACCATTCTTTACAACATTACCAAAG GTATTGACCCAGACCTGCTTGTATTTGGAAAATACCCCACATCAAGTCTCCGCCTGTGGACCAACCTGTCGTCTTCGAGATTCAACAGCTCTGATTCCTTCTCTTCGGACAAGAGGCAGTTCCACCGGCTGCCATCCTCCTCCAACCCTGCACAGACCTCCCCTACAAGTACCCATGAGAGCCTGCTACCCAGCACTAGCTGGAaaccaagcagcagcagcagcacagcttcTACCCCTGCACCTACCATAACTACACGGGCCAGTTCATCCACTACAGTG CTCTGA
- the LOC117420029 gene encoding MANSC domain-containing protein 4-like isoform X1 yields MVATRGVLIILGLLCSTESKCPPTTFYKNCWIRRFPGMCIDIAESQWRGAQLLKFYREDTAQKCSRTCCLARNVSCNLAVFHYETTQNSVNCLHLHCPTLESCVLSRRRNTILYNITKGIDPDLLVFGKYPTSSLRLWTNLSSSRFNSSDSFSSDKRQFHRLPSSSNPAQTSPTSTHESLLPSTSWKPSSSSSTASTPAPTITTRASSSTTVVSVPNETQPTIGYSSRTTTSTQTSTPSSSTLTTASLSPETHPQFTTASPLTKPYTNIAVVPSNFDSSKQYPNETKGYVSRNHTSEEEPSTLAPFWEVATDTLLVPVVICCAVFFVCCCTVLFGAGRRSRKRGRYKPVWKADGGSMRLIKYVMVRESL; encoded by the exons ATGGTTGCCACACGGGGAGTACTGATCATCCTGGGTTTATTATGCAGCACAGAATCAAAGTGTCCACCGACTACTTTTTATAAGAACTGCTGGATTCGTCGTTTCCCTGGGATGTGTATTGATATAGCTGAGTCTCAGTGGAGAGGCGCTCAACTCCTGAAGTTTTACCGCGAAGATACTGCTCAGAAGTGCAGTAGGACATGTTGCCTTGCTAGAAATG TGTCCTGTAACCTGGCAGTCTTTCATTATGAGACCACTCAGAACAGTGTTAACTGCTTGCACTTACACTGCCCAACCCTGGAGAGCTGTGTACTCAGCCGGAGACGCAATACCATTCTTTACAACATTACCAAAG GTATTGACCCAGACCTGCTTGTATTTGGAAAATACCCCACATCAAGTCTCCGCCTGTGGACCAACCTGTCGTCTTCGAGATTCAACAGCTCTGATTCCTTCTCTTCGGACAAGAGGCAGTTCCACCGGCTGCCATCCTCCTCCAACCCTGCACAGACCTCCCCTACAAGTACCCATGAGAGCCTGCTACCCAGCACTAGCTGGAaaccaagcagcagcagcagcacagcttcTACCCCTGCACCTACCATAACTACACGGGCCAGTTCATCCACTACAGTGGTTAGTGTCCCTAACGAGACCCAACCCACTATAGGCTATTCTAGTAGAACCACAACTTCCACTCAAACCTCCACTCCCAGTTCTTCTACCCTTACCACTGCCAGCCTTTCCCCGGAAACCCACCCACAGTTCACCACAGCCTCTCCATTAACCAAGCCATACACCAACATTGCTGTTGTACCGAGTAATTTTGACAGTAGTAAACAGTATCCCAATGAAACCAAAGGCTACGTCAGCAGAAACCACACTTCTGAAGAGGAGCCCAGCACTCTGGCACCATTCTGGGAGGTAGCGACGGACACGCTGCTGGTTCCCGTGGTGATTTGCTGTGCCGTATTTTTTGTGTGCTGTTGCACCGTACTCTTTGGCGCAGGTCGGCGCAGCAGAAAGAGAGGTCGCTACAAGCCGGTGTGGAAAGCTGATGGGGGCTCCATGCGTTTGATAAAATACGTGATGGTTAGGGAAAGCCTGTGA